TGCGCTGATGATGAACATTGCCTACAACGACCGCAGACTGATGCCCAGAACCCCTGGCTATGATTTGGAAAAATTTACTATAGCCAGCGGGATTTATAAGGGCAGAAAGGTAGGAAATGTGCTCAATGATGCTTACTTGGTTCTGGGAGGAGCGTCACCAGCCAGTGTCGGCCTTACCAGCTGCCAGGATCTGGTGGATGTCATGTCACAGATTAACGCGAACTATGCGTTTGTTGACTTCAACGTATTTACAGATAATGGATACCTGATACCGAACAGGACGCTTGGACAGCCCGATCCGGCTACAACGCCGACGGTGCCGTATTCACCGTAACGCATAAATCACAAGGAGGGCAGAGAAGTAATGCAGGGCTCGGAGGGTAACTCCTTCGAGCCCTGTGTAAATTCAACTAAGAAGTCCTTGTTGAACTACTGATAGATTCCGAGATTTTAAGGGATCGTTTGACATATTGACCCGCATATTCAGCAATGCTGATGTGTCTTTGCCGGCATTGAGCGGCAAGCTCCCGGATCGATGCTTTCTGTCTTTTTCCCAGCCTATGGGAACGCAGATACTGCACGAGGTCGTCTGAAAGATACTGCATTACACACCTCACCGACTATAGTGTATCTCTGCATTATATCCCATCAAACTGCCATTCTATGTCAGTCCGCCAACAAATTGTTCTACTTTTTTTTCGGCATCTGAATAAAGCGCACACATCGCCTTGGCATGCTCGTATATGTATTTCCTCAATGAGTGCGGCTCAAGAACTTGTGCATCTCTGCCGTAACCCATTATCCAGATTGCGATCTCTTCTATTCCCGCAACGCATACTTCAAAGATCACGGAACCGTCAGGCCGAGGCTTGACGACCTGGGTAGGATGCCGCCTGGACTCCATTATAATCCTCGCAACCCTTGGAGAGAATCTGACCTTGACGACAGTAGGCTCACCACCCGCCCAGGCTTCCCAACTCAGGCGGAAATAATCGTCCACATCAAATTCTTGTGGCACTTCAAAACACTCATTAGTTTCTACTACCCTGAGAAAACGTGCAAGTTTGAACTGTCTGACCTTGCCATGCTCCCGGCTCGCCGCGATGACATACCAACTGTGTCTTCTGAAAACAATTGCGTATGGATCGATCACATATTCTTTGTCGGCATTGCTTTTTTGAGAAGAGTATATTACATGCAGACGATGATGTTTGTTTAATCCGTTCTCGATCTTGTCCAGGATGTCCGAACTGACGTCACATGGCGGTGCATTCACATGAACACTATGAGCTTCCGCCATATCTCGCGCGGCTACCAATCCATCATATGAAACAGCGTTACGTATCTTCTTCCAGGCAGACTGCGCATACTTGCCGATAGGTGATGTTTGCCCGAATGGTGAGGACTTGAGACTCAGTTTTAATGCCAAAATTTCTTCCGCATCAAGATCCAGCGTATCATCACCGCATAAATCGTTCAGATAATAGCCGCCATCACTGCAGTAGACCGGTGTGGCAAGCTCGACGGCAAGCTCGCTAAGCCATCTATAGATTGTCCTTTCAGACCGCCCCAGTTGACGCGCAAGCCCGTTGATTGTGATGCCGGGCTGTTGCTTTATTAATTCGATAGTCTTTATCAACAGAGCGGATTTTGCCACTTTCCTCACCTCACTCTGCAGTCTAGCAGGCATAGTTACAACTGTCAACACAAAATTAGGTAGTTTGAAGCAAGGAGAATTTGGGTTGATCCTATTGCGATTGCCTCGTAAGCCATTTGCAGGTTTTGTTGACAAAGCCGACAGGCGATGATATACTCCCATTACACAAATCTATATCAGTCTTAGCGAGCAAGGTTGCCCCATTGGGGCTGAAAAGGGAAGACGGTGAAATGCCGTCACGGGCCCGCCGCTGTGACCGGGAACGATCCGGCTTTATCCACTGGCGCTGTTGGCGCTGGGAAGGAGCCGGGGTAGAAAGATCCGGAAGTCAGAAGACCTGCCTGCACGCTATTTGGCGAACATCTTCGGAGGCAAAGATGTCGGCGGCAAGCAGCGCACAAAGCGCATATCAGGCTCCCGGCCAGGAAAACTTCCGAAACAGGCCGAGGGGCCGTTTTGGTATATATGGATTCACTCTAGTTGAGCTGCTGGTGGTTATTGCAGTTATCGCAATATTGGCGGCTATGTTATTCCCCGTGTTTGCAACGACCAAAGAGTCGGGGCGAAGAACTCGTTGTGCACTTCAACTCAAACAGCTTGTCCAGGCTGTCATCTCATATGCTGATGACAACAATGGGCACTATGTGCCAGCCGCAAGTGATATTGCAGGCAGCAATCTTTGCCGATGGCACGGCACGCGCACAAGCACAAACGCAAATTCCTCATTCGACCCCACAAAGGGACCCCTGTGGAAATATATGGGGCGTTCCGGCGGCCTAAAGGAATGCCCAACACTTGTGAACACGGCAAACGGTTTTGAATTAGGCGGCGGAGGGTTCGGCTATAATCAGTTCTACGTCGGCGGGACCTATTATCGCAACTGGGGACCAGAAGCCGATCAGATCGCATCCGCAACCAGCGACATTGCACATCCTTCCATGACCATTATGTTTGCCGACACTGCAATGGCCGCAAGTCCCACAAAATCAGTGATCGAATATTCATTCGCCGAACCACCATACAAAGTCAGCCCGGACGGCCCGGGTATTGCCACAACCAGCCCAAGCATTCATTTTCGACACAATGGCATGGCTAATGTGGGCTGGTGCGATGGGCATATCAGTTTGCAGAGAATGAGATGGACCGCACCCGGTAAAAACATCTATCGCTGCAATAACAAAGCGTTTGCTCTTGGGTGGTTCGGCCCGGAAGATAACAGACTGTTCGACAATAAGTGAGGACATGATTATGGTGAAACTGAAGATATTGGCAATGATGTGTATCTGCGCACTCTGTGTACCCAGTGTGGTCTATGCACGCGACACGTGGTTCGCTGATATAGCAGTAAATGACCCGCTGTGGTATAGCCCCGGCCCAGGGCAGTTTGTGAATAACCCACTTTATAACAACCCTCTAAGATGTATAGGCTCGCCCGATGGCGCTGATGAGCCTTGGTCGCCAAAACACAGCGCAAGTGTGGGTTATGTGACGACCCTGGGTGACCGAGACACAACCAATGACCTCGGCTGGATAATACTCGGTTTCAGCGAGCCTGTTCAGGACAATCCTAAGAACCCGTATGGCCTGGACTTCGTTGTCTTCAGCAACTGCTATTTTATTACCGCAATTGCTCCAGAATATGATCCGGGCTACAGGTGGCAGGAAGTTGCATTCGTCGAGATCAGCAATGACCTCGTCAACTGGTATTTGATAAGGCCGAATATCCTGCCGTCGGAACTGGTCGGCGGGATGGATACAGGTGCTTCCGAAACGGTATTGAGCGGTTATGCCGAGTATACGCCTTCGATTCATCTGCCGACTTCCAGCGCATCTTATGATCCGTTTTGCACCGTTACCCGAACGGCTGAAGAACTCTACAGCGTGCCGGAACGTCCGAGTGTGCCGGAATGTTATAACACACTGCGTTTTGACTATGTCTCCGGCGGCGGTG
The DNA window shown above is from bacterium and carries:
- a CDS encoding prepilin-type N-terminal cleavage/methylation domain-containing protein; protein product: MSAASSAQSAYQAPGQENFRNRPRGRFGIYGFTLVELLVVIAVIAILAAMLFPVFATTKESGRRTRCALQLKQLVQAVISYADDNNGHYVPAASDIAGSNLCRWHGTRTSTNANSSFDPTKGPLWKYMGRSGGLKECPTLVNTANGFELGGGGFGYNQFYVGGTYYRNWGPEADQIASATSDIAHPSMTIMFADTAMAASPTKSVIEYSFAEPPYKVSPDGPGIATTSPSIHFRHNGMANVGWCDGHISLQRMRWTAPGKNIYRCNNKAFALGWFGPEDNRLFDNK
- a CDS encoding transcriptional regulator, with the protein product MAKSALLIKTIELIKQQPGITINGLARQLGRSERTIYRWLSELAVELATPVYCSDGGYYLNDLCGDDTLDLDAEEILALKLSLKSSPFGQTSPIGKYAQSAWKKIRNAVSYDGLVAARDMAEAHSVHVNAPPCDVSSDILDKIENGLNKHHRLHVIYSSQKSNADKEYVIDPYAIVFRRHSWYVIAASREHGKVRQFKLARFLRVVETNECFEVPQEFDVDDYFRLSWEAWAGGEPTVVKVRFSPRVARIIMESRRHPTQVVKPRPDGSVIFEVCVAGIEEIAIWIMGYGRDAQVLEPHSLRKYIYEHAKAMCALYSDAEKKVEQFVGGLT